A single region of the Brachypodium distachyon strain Bd21 chromosome 3, Brachypodium_distachyon_v3.0, whole genome shotgun sequence genome encodes:
- the LOC104583729 gene encoding putative wall-associated receptor kinase-like 16, translating to MRMPTLVAVAAVLLLSGRIAVAAAASSTNIALPGCQSICGDVEIPYPFGTTPGCYRPGFMVTCNETRHPPKLFLENGIGPSPGPEVVEISLANSTVRVGSWVSHFITGNTSDVQLAIARDSPFVLSAKANSLVIVGCGFRVLLDIVDGWTYASCASFCPINNSTGQPFLPDVVCNGIGCCQPSILAGLESFRIKLSPLDGPGRCPIAPALAPVPAFNASVHMVEQEWWSDGSHVYGLQQYFMDLLSYPDIDMSPFFVPAIAAWVLGRFPCEEAAQRPDFGCRSKNSVCLNSTNGVSGYVCECSDGYQGNPYMPNGCQGGQNRRLAAGIIFSIGVGSGITLLLLVLAVVFATKKAKDQKAKRMKAYFFKQNRGLLLQQLVDKDIAERMIFSLEELEKATNKFDGARILGGGGHGTVYKGILSDQHVVAIKKSKTVIKREIDEFINEVAILSQINHRNVVKLFGCCLETEVPLLVYEFIPNGTLYAHLHTDGPQSLSWKDRLRVASEVASSLAYLHSDAVTSIIHRDIKTSNILLDDRLTAKVSDFGASRGIAIDHSGVTTAIQGTYGYLDPEYYYTGRLTEKSDVYSFGVMLVELLTRKKPSVYIPSEGVSLVAHFILLLNQDRLTEILDAQVSEEAGDSVNEVAQLAATCLRMKGEDRLTMRHVETKLQGLRSAENTIQADPESEQNPVRPRHTGFQRSSNKAADPGHEGNSNSRRYSMEEAMLFSASLQR from the exons ATGAGAATGCCTACTCTAGTTGCtgtggcggcggtgctgctgctctcGGGCCGCATAGCGGTGGCAGCAGCGGCAAGTTCTACAAACATTGCATTGCCCGGCTGCCAGAGCATATGTGGCGACGTGGAAATCCCTTATCCCTTTGGCACCACCCCCGGCTGCTACCGGCCGGGCTTCATGGTCACCTGCAACGAGACGCGCCATCCGCCGAAGCTGTTTCTGGAAAACGGTATTGGCCCCAGTCCTGGCCCCGAAGTGGTCGAGATATCTCTGGCAAACAGCACGGTGCGTGTTGGGAGCTGGGTCTCGCACTTCATCACTGGTAACACGAGCGACGTGCAGCTGGCAATTGCTCGTGATTCTCCCTTTGTGCTGTCAGCCAAGGCAAACAGCCTCGTAATTGTGGGTTGCGGCTTCCGAGTCCTCCTGGACATTGTTGATGGATGGACGTACGCCTCGTGCGCGTCCTTCTGTCCCATCAACAACAGCACGGGCCAGCCGTTCTTGCCCGACGTCGTGTGCAATGGCATCGGTTGCTGCCAGCCGTCCATCCTGGCGGGCCTCGAGTCCTTCCGCATCAAACTCTCCCCACTCGACGGCCCAGGCAGATGCCCAATCGCCCCGGCCCTGGCCCCAGTGCCGGCGTTCAATGCCAGTGTGCATATGGTGGAGCAAGAGTGGTGGAGCGACGGGTCACACGTCTACGGCCTGCAGCAGTACTTCATGGACCTCCTGTCTTACCCTGACATTGACATGAGCCCCTTCTTTGTCCCTGCAATCGCAGCCTGGGTGTTGGGCAGGTTCCCCTGCGAAGAAGCCGCCCAGAGGCCAGATTTTGGGTGCCGCAGTAAGAACAGTGTGTGCCTCAACTCCACGAATGGCGTGTCCGGCTACGTCTGCGAGTGCAGTGACGGGTACCAAGGCAACCCATACATGCCAAATGGATGCCAAGGAGGGCAAAATCGCCGTCTAGCAGCTG GAATAATTTTCAGTATAGGAGTTGGCAGTGGCATAACTCTGTTGCTTCTAGTTCTTGCTGTCGTCTTTGCGACAAAAAAAGCCAAGGATCAGAAAGCCAAAAGGATGAAGGCATATTTCTTCAAGCAAAACCGAGGATTATTGCTTCAGCAATTAGTAGACAAAGATATAGCTGAAAGGATGATTTTCAGCTTAGAAGAGCTTGAGAAAGCAACAAATAAATTTGACGGAGCTCGAATTCTCGGTGGTGGAGGGCATGGGACAGTCTACAAAGGCATTTTATCTGATCAGCACGTTGTCGCTATAAAGAAGTCCAAAACCGTAATCAAAAGAGAGATCGATGAGTTCATAAATGAAGTTGCCATTCTTTCTCAAATCAATCACAGGAACGTGGTAAAGCTTTTTGGATGCTGCCTCGAGACAGAAGTTCCGCTTCTAGTCTATGAGTTCATTCCAAATGGAACCCTCTATGCCCATCTTCATACCGACGGTCCTCAGTCACTTTCATGGAAAGACAGATTGCGAGTTGCATCTGAAGTTGCAAGTTCCTTGGCCTATCTTCACTCGGATGCTGTGACATCAATTATCCACAGAGACATCAAGACATCCAACATACTGCTAGATGATCGCTTAACGGCAAAAGTGTCAGATTTCGGTGCTTCTAGAGGCATTGCAATTGACCACTCAGGGGTAACTACCGCCATCCAAGGAACTTATGGATATCTAGATCCTGAGTACTATTACACAGGTCGACTAACCGAGAAGAGTGACGTCTACAGTTTCGGTGTTATGCTTGTGGAACTGCTTACAAGGAAAAAACCTTCAGTCTACATTCCTTCAGAAGGCGTCAGTTTAGTAGCGCACTTCATCTTACTGCTGAACCAAGATAGGCTTACCGAGATACTGGATGCACAGGTCTCCGAGGAAGCTGGGGACTCCGTAAATGAAGTGGCACAGTTGGCGGCAACGTGCTTAAGGATGAAGGGAGAAGACAGGCTGACCATGCGGCATGTGGAGACAAAACTTCAGGGGCTGCGGAGTGCAGAGAACACCATCCAGGCTGACCCTGAATCAGAACAAAATCCAGTTAGGCCACGCCACACAGGTTTTCAGAGAAGCAGCAACAAGGCTGCTGACCCTGGTCA